The following are encoded in a window of Microbacterium sp. LWO13-1.2 genomic DNA:
- a CDS encoding dipeptide/oligopeptide/nickel ABC transporter permease/ATP-binding protein, whose translation MMSARSKWLDVVRSPLGATALALVVLVALTAIFAPIIWGPQAEQVDPTAITQGPSAAHLLGTDSLGRDVLARVLVATRLSITLAVAAVLIGVTVGTLLGTAPAVLPRWAGRLIAGVVNIAVAFPGLLLALFFAVIFGVGTTGAVLAIGFAMAPGFARLTQTLSASIAGRDFIAAARVAGVSRIRVLIRHILPNIGEPLVVNATVGAGSALLAFAGLSFLGLGVQVPAYDWGRMLGEGLNRIYLNPAAAIGPAVAVVVAGLAFNLLGETAASVIGGRSARHRGRLPQFGRMSAPVLAQVVDEDVVLRVDDLRVSFPGPDGWLTPVRGVSFTISRGEAVGVVGESGSGKSLTALAAAQLIERPGRISAAHLSFCGTPLLDAPEHSVRSLLGTSLAMVFQDPMTSFNPTRRIGSQLAEAASEHQGLNRSAAMARAVDRLQAVRVPAAHRRARQYPHEFSGGMRQRAMIAMGLMNHPRLIIADEPTTALDVTVQRQVLQLLAGVRRDTDAAMLLISHDIAVIAQTCDRVLVMYAGRVVEDLPAAQLHTHAQHPYTRALLDVVPEIDTDRSIPLKMIPGRPPAPGAFPAGCAFADRCPLASALCREQDPELVDDAAGHRVACWHPVDGDSPANADATVSAVTSALPIVEHEGVIR comes from the coding sequence ATGATGTCTGCACGCTCGAAATGGCTCGACGTCGTCCGTTCACCCTTGGGCGCCACGGCGCTCGCCCTCGTCGTCCTCGTCGCGCTCACCGCGATCTTCGCGCCGATCATCTGGGGGCCGCAGGCCGAACAGGTCGATCCGACCGCGATCACGCAGGGCCCCAGCGCCGCTCATCTGCTCGGCACCGATTCCCTCGGGCGCGACGTGCTCGCCCGAGTCCTGGTCGCGACGCGCTTGTCCATCACTCTCGCGGTCGCCGCAGTCCTCATCGGCGTCACGGTGGGCACGCTCCTCGGCACTGCCCCTGCCGTGCTCCCCCGTTGGGCCGGACGCCTGATCGCGGGCGTCGTCAACATCGCTGTGGCATTCCCTGGGCTCCTGCTCGCCCTGTTCTTCGCCGTGATCTTCGGAGTCGGCACCACCGGCGCCGTGCTCGCGATCGGTTTCGCCATGGCCCCCGGCTTCGCCCGCTTGACCCAGACCCTCTCCGCTTCGATCGCCGGCCGCGACTTCATCGCGGCAGCGCGCGTCGCCGGCGTCTCCCGCATCCGGGTGCTGATCCGGCATATCCTGCCGAACATCGGCGAGCCGCTCGTGGTCAACGCGACGGTCGGTGCGGGATCAGCCCTCCTCGCGTTCGCGGGCCTCTCGTTCCTCGGACTCGGCGTGCAGGTGCCTGCATACGACTGGGGACGGATGCTCGGCGAAGGCCTGAACCGCATCTACCTGAATCCAGCGGCGGCGATCGGACCGGCCGTCGCGGTCGTCGTCGCCGGACTCGCCTTCAACCTGCTCGGCGAGACCGCAGCCTCCGTCATCGGCGGACGCAGCGCACGCCATCGCGGCCGGCTCCCCCAGTTCGGTCGCATGAGCGCCCCCGTTCTCGCGCAGGTCGTCGACGAAGACGTGGTACTCCGCGTCGACGATCTGCGCGTGTCCTTCCCCGGCCCCGATGGCTGGCTCACGCCGGTGCGAGGTGTGAGCTTCACCATCTCCCGCGGAGAGGCAGTCGGAGTCGTCGGAGAATCCGGGTCAGGGAAGAGCTTGACCGCACTCGCCGCCGCGCAGCTCATCGAACGGCCTGGTCGGATCTCCGCCGCGCACCTGAGCTTCTGCGGCACACCTCTGCTCGATGCTCCTGAGCACTCGGTTCGCAGTCTCCTCGGCACGTCTCTCGCCATGGTCTTCCAAGATCCGATGACCTCCTTCAACCCGACCAGGCGCATCGGATCCCAGCTCGCCGAAGCCGCATCCGAGCACCAGGGACTCAACCGATCGGCGGCGATGGCGCGCGCGGTCGACCGGCTTCAGGCCGTACGCGTGCCGGCAGCGCACCGGCGCGCTCGGCAGTACCCGCATGAGTTCTCGGGCGGTATGCGCCAGCGAGCGATGATCGCCATGGGACTGATGAATCACCCCCGCCTGATCATCGCCGACGAGCCGACGACGGCGCTCGACGTCACGGTGCAGCGTCAGGTGCTGCAGCTGCTCGCCGGGGTCCGCCGCGACACCGACGCCGCGATGCTCCTGATCAGTCATGACATCGCCGTGATCGCTCAGACGTGCGATCGAGTGCTGGTCATGTACGCGGGTCGCGTCGTGGAGGATCTCCCCGCTGCGCAGTTGCACACACACGCGCAGCATCCGTACACCCGGGCACTCCTCGACGTCGTGCCCGAGATCGACACCGACCGCTCGATCCCCCTCAAGATGATCCCCGGTCGCCCGCCCGCCCCCGGGGCGTTTCCAGCCGGCTGCGCCTTCGCCGACCGCTGTCCGCTTGCTTCCGCGCTCTGCCGCGAACAGGATCCGGAACTCGTCGACGATGCCGCCGGCCACCGCGTCGCCTGCTGGCACCCGGTCGATGGCGACAGCCCGGCGAACGCCGACGCCACCGTTTCGGCGGTCACCTCAGCCCTGCCGATCGTCGAGCACGAGGGAGTCATCCGATGA
- a CDS encoding ABC transporter permease: MASTTATQAILIRSARSDNPWLSFLVRRGGQFVLSVWVLVTAAFLMIHLVPGDPVRAALGMNAPAELVEARRAALGLDQPLALQYVRYIGGLFTGDMGTSMITSQPVSEIISTRLPATLQLAVLAVLLVLLVAVPLGVTMAVATRGGRRRGAELTFATATVVLAAIPEFLLAVGLVYVFAVSLGWFPVAGNTASMSLVLPVLALAVGPIAVFARIIRVEVLAVLSQDFIRTARAKRLAPRRIYTRHALPNAMTATLTLTGLLLTGMVAGTVLVENVFAWPGLGTMIVQSILTKDYSVVQGIVLVYGVGVLLVNFVIDVVLALLDPRSTIREA, encoded by the coding sequence ATGGCCAGTACCACCGCCACGCAGGCGATATTGATCAGATCCGCACGGTCCGACAACCCCTGGTTGTCGTTCCTGGTCCGTCGTGGAGGGCAGTTCGTCCTCTCGGTGTGGGTGCTGGTCACGGCTGCTTTCCTCATGATCCACCTGGTGCCGGGTGATCCGGTTCGAGCCGCCCTCGGGATGAACGCCCCCGCCGAGCTCGTCGAAGCACGACGAGCGGCGCTCGGCCTCGATCAACCCCTCGCTCTGCAGTACGTGCGGTATATCGGCGGCCTCTTCACCGGCGACATGGGCACGTCCATGATCACGAGCCAGCCGGTGAGCGAGATCATCTCGACACGGCTGCCGGCAACTCTGCAACTGGCGGTGCTCGCCGTGCTGCTCGTTCTCCTCGTGGCCGTGCCGCTGGGCGTCACGATGGCGGTCGCCACGCGCGGTGGACGCCGACGAGGGGCGGAGCTGACCTTCGCCACCGCCACCGTCGTCCTCGCCGCCATTCCCGAGTTCCTCCTCGCGGTCGGCCTGGTATACGTCTTCGCCGTTTCGCTCGGGTGGTTCCCCGTGGCCGGAAACACCGCGTCGATGTCGCTCGTCCTGCCGGTCCTGGCGCTCGCTGTCGGCCCCATCGCCGTCTTCGCCCGGATCATCCGCGTCGAGGTGCTCGCCGTCCTCAGCCAGGACTTCATCCGTACGGCGCGCGCCAAGCGCCTCGCCCCTCGGCGGATCTATACGCGGCATGCGCTTCCGAACGCCATGACGGCCACGCTCACCCTCACCGGACTCCTGCTCACCGGCATGGTCGCCGGCACTGTCCTCGTCGAGAACGTCTTCGCCTGGCCGGGCCTGGGAACGATGATCGTGCAGTCGATCCTGACCAAGGACTACTCGGTCGTGCAGGGCATCGTCCTCGTCTATGGCGTCGGCGTGCTGCTGGTCAACTTCGTGATCGACGTCGTCCTCGCGCTCCTCGATCCCCGCTCCACAATCCGGGAGGCATGA
- a CDS encoding ABC transporter substrate-binding protein → MRSPTPLLALIGAAALVLTSCAAPGTSSGGGGDKGSLAEGKTFTSVISTDPGNLDPLITVMSVARSIGRFLYSRLIEVQDDGSVVSGLASDWESDTTTVNFTLRDGITCEDGTPLTATDVAANISHIGDPANGSPLIGLQVQPGTTAVGDDAAGTVTVTSGRPDSFLLENIGSIAIVCGTVLDDPEALAAGKGATGMFTMTEIVPNSQYTLTRRKDFAWGPGDWDPEQAGLPDKVVFRVVPNETTAANLLLSGEVNAAGVIGPDTKRLDDAGLFKTALPVPAGQIIFNQGEGRPTADQEVREALIQALDLAQLRQVLTSGQGTVPTGLVTVSPNPCRADVVDGFIPEVDAKAAAKALDDAGWVVGSDGIREKDGKKLELGMIYSSLQGDSGNASAELIQATWKDLGVGLTVKSVDSPTLSETLFVSGDWDVSAAPITVSMPSMLVPFYSGPNPPNGTNFASIDNAEYTEAVTAASNKAGDEGCDDWGRAEQALYATTSVVPFANQNRATYAHNAEFIENDGIDPASIRMYE, encoded by the coding sequence ATGCGTTCTCCTACTCCTCTCCTCGCTCTCATCGGCGCTGCGGCGCTCGTGCTCACTTCCTGCGCCGCTCCCGGCACTTCGTCCGGTGGCGGTGGTGACAAGGGATCCCTCGCCGAGGGCAAGACCTTCACCAGCGTCATCTCCACGGACCCGGGGAACCTCGATCCCCTGATCACCGTGATGTCGGTGGCACGCTCCATCGGCCGTTTCCTCTACTCGCGCCTGATCGAGGTGCAGGACGACGGCAGCGTCGTCTCCGGACTCGCATCCGATTGGGAATCCGACACCACCACCGTCAACTTCACCCTCCGCGACGGGATCACCTGTGAGGACGGAACCCCGCTGACCGCGACGGACGTCGCTGCCAACATCAGTCACATCGGCGACCCGGCCAACGGATCGCCTCTGATCGGACTCCAGGTGCAGCCCGGAACCACGGCCGTCGGCGACGATGCCGCCGGCACCGTGACGGTGACGAGCGGACGCCCCGACTCGTTCCTCCTGGAGAACATCGGCAGCATCGCCATCGTCTGCGGGACCGTCCTGGATGACCCAGAAGCCCTCGCCGCGGGCAAGGGCGCAACCGGGATGTTCACGATGACCGAGATCGTACCCAACAGCCAGTACACGCTCACCCGGCGCAAGGACTTCGCCTGGGGCCCTGGCGACTGGGATCCGGAGCAGGCCGGCTTGCCGGACAAGGTGGTGTTCCGCGTCGTCCCGAACGAGACGACGGCGGCGAACCTGCTGCTTTCCGGAGAAGTGAACGCCGCAGGCGTGATCGGTCCGGACACGAAGCGTCTCGACGACGCCGGACTGTTCAAGACGGCGCTCCCTGTCCCGGCCGGTCAGATCATCTTCAACCAGGGCGAGGGCCGCCCGACCGCCGACCAGGAGGTGCGCGAGGCGCTGATCCAGGCACTCGATCTCGCCCAGCTTCGTCAGGTGCTCACCAGCGGTCAAGGGACCGTACCGACCGGCCTCGTCACCGTCTCGCCGAACCCGTGCCGCGCCGACGTCGTGGACGGATTCATCCCGGAAGTCGATGCCAAGGCCGCAGCGAAGGCTCTCGACGATGCCGGCTGGGTCGTCGGCTCTGATGGCATCCGCGAAAAGGACGGAAAGAAGCTCGAGCTCGGAATGATCTACTCCTCTCTCCAGGGTGACTCCGGCAATGCCAGCGCCGAATTGATCCAGGCGACGTGGAAGGACCTCGGAGTCGGACTCACGGTGAAGTCGGTCGATTCTCCGACTCTGAGCGAGACGCTTTTCGTCAGCGGTGACTGGGATGTCTCTGCCGCACCCATCACCGTGTCGATGCCGAGCATGCTCGTGCCGTTCTACTCGGGTCCGAATCCGCCGAACGGCACCAACTTCGCGTCGATCGACAACGCCGAGTACACCGAGGCCGTCACCGCGGCGTCGAACAAGGCGGGCGATGAGGGATGCGACGACTGGGGCAGGGCCGAGCAGGCGCTGTATGCCACGACGAGCGTGGTCCCCTTCGCCAACCAGAATCGGGCGACCTACGCGCACAACGCGGAGTTCATCGAGAACGACGGCATCGACCCCGCGTCGATCCGCATGTACGAGTAA
- a CDS encoding serine hydrolase, which translates to MTVQTAEFTEIAEIFSQVGATGFLHAREVGVDNGPEVTVRADEPVVLASVFKILVLTAYVRAVEAGTLDATGRTTVTARYRIGGVGTAGFADDVEASWRDLASNMMTMSDNAATDVIYHRLGAEAVKQVITDLGLADTHLIGCCEDLFDSVVADLGGTAESDLEELLAAATEDQMWALSALDPTRSSGSTPREITTLLNALWTDVAASPEAAASAREIMARQIWPHRLSSGFPSGVQIAAKTGTLPAWRNEAGVVTYPDGRQYAVAVFTRADSLAERLPAVDASIGRAAFAAVEHLRSITL; encoded by the coding sequence ATGACCGTTCAGACGGCGGAGTTCACGGAGATCGCTGAGATCTTCTCCCAGGTCGGAGCGACCGGATTCCTGCACGCCAGAGAAGTGGGAGTCGACAACGGCCCCGAGGTGACGGTGCGCGCTGATGAACCCGTCGTGCTCGCATCCGTCTTCAAGATCCTGGTGCTCACGGCGTACGTCCGCGCGGTCGAAGCCGGAACGCTCGATGCGACCGGCCGCACCACGGTGACCGCCCGGTATCGGATCGGCGGCGTCGGCACTGCCGGCTTCGCCGATGATGTCGAGGCGAGCTGGCGCGATCTTGCATCGAACATGATGACGATGAGCGACAACGCCGCCACCGACGTCATCTACCACCGGCTCGGCGCAGAGGCCGTGAAGCAGGTCATCACCGACCTCGGCCTTGCCGACACGCATCTGATCGGATGCTGCGAGGACCTGTTCGACTCGGTGGTCGCCGACCTCGGCGGCACCGCGGAGAGCGACCTCGAAGAGTTGCTCGCCGCGGCCACCGAGGACCAGATGTGGGCTCTCAGCGCACTCGATCCGACTCGATCCTCGGGATCGACGCCGCGCGAGATCACCACGCTGCTGAACGCTCTGTGGACCGATGTCGCGGCTTCTCCGGAGGCCGCGGCGAGCGCACGCGAGATCATGGCGCGGCAGATCTGGCCGCACCGACTCTCGTCGGGCTTCCCGTCAGGGGTGCAGATCGCGGCGAAGACGGGCACCTTGCCCGCGTGGCGCAACGAGGCCGGCGTGGTCACCTACCCGGACGGACGCCAATACGCGGTCGCCGTGTTCACCCGCGCGGACTCGCTCGCCGAACGGCTTCCCGCGGTCGATGCATCCATCGGACGTGCCGCGTTCGCTGCCGTCGAGCACCTGCGGTCCATCACCCTCTGA
- a CDS encoding serine hydrolase domain-containing protein, producing the protein MSTLSEIGTWVQENLAELIAADHVPAASVGILAGGEVFTTAAGVLNKNTGVEADVDSVFQIGSITKTWTTTLVMQLVDEGLLDLDAPVRDTVPAFAIADVDAARAITTRQLLSHVGGFEGDLFIDTGVGDDCVEKYLAVIADAPQLFAPGERFSYNNAAFVVLGRIIEVLRDKPFDRALREHLANPLQLTHVATDASEAIRFRAALGHIPAEGSDVPVPAPVWSLVRSNAPAGSMLAMTARDLLGFARMHIDGGKGPDGTQVLSAESVNAMQERQVELPDLGVLGNAWGLGWEIFDWDGGPVIGHDGGTIGQSAFLRIVPGADVAVVVLTNGGSPISLYTTLMTKILGELADVTMRPLPAPPATPVDVNLERILGTYSSSVSDSTVRLDDDGKIWLERTMKGIFAELGPAPEPVELVGWNGDSLVPARPDRGMHMPHAFVGDDGSGRALYLHTGRADRRVSA; encoded by the coding sequence ATGTCCACGCTGTCCGAAATCGGCACCTGGGTACAGGAGAATCTCGCCGAACTCATCGCCGCAGATCACGTTCCTGCTGCATCTGTCGGCATCCTCGCCGGCGGCGAGGTGTTCACAACCGCCGCCGGTGTCCTGAACAAGAACACCGGCGTCGAGGCCGATGTCGACTCCGTGTTCCAGATCGGGTCCATCACCAAGACCTGGACGACGACGCTCGTCATGCAGCTCGTGGATGAGGGACTCCTCGACCTCGACGCACCGGTTCGCGACACCGTGCCCGCGTTCGCCATTGCAGACGTGGACGCCGCGAGAGCGATCACGACGCGACAGTTGCTCAGTCACGTCGGCGGTTTCGAGGGCGACCTGTTCATCGACACCGGCGTCGGGGACGACTGCGTGGAGAAGTACCTCGCCGTCATCGCGGATGCGCCGCAGCTGTTCGCACCCGGCGAGCGCTTCTCGTACAACAACGCCGCGTTCGTGGTGCTCGGCCGTATCATCGAGGTGCTGCGCGACAAGCCGTTCGACCGCGCACTCCGCGAGCACCTGGCAAACCCGCTGCAGCTCACCCACGTCGCGACAGACGCATCCGAGGCGATCCGGTTCCGCGCGGCTCTCGGCCACATCCCCGCCGAGGGCAGCGACGTCCCCGTGCCGGCACCGGTGTGGAGTCTCGTGCGCTCCAACGCACCTGCGGGTTCCATGCTGGCGATGACGGCTCGTGACCTTCTCGGGTTCGCGCGCATGCACATCGACGGTGGCAAAGGTCCGGACGGCACGCAGGTGCTCTCGGCCGAGAGCGTGAACGCCATGCAGGAGCGCCAGGTGGAGCTTCCCGACCTCGGCGTCCTGGGCAACGCCTGGGGCCTCGGCTGGGAGATCTTCGACTGGGACGGCGGACCGGTCATCGGGCACGACGGCGGAACGATCGGACAGAGTGCGTTCCTGCGCATCGTCCCGGGTGCCGACGTCGCCGTGGTTGTCCTCACCAACGGCGGCTCCCCCATTTCGCTCTACACGACGCTGATGACGAAGATCCTCGGCGAACTCGCCGACGTCACGATGCGTCCTCTCCCCGCGCCTCCCGCGACTCCCGTCGACGTGAACCTGGAGCGCATCCTCGGGACGTACTCGTCGTCGGTCTCGGATTCGACCGTGCGTCTGGACGACGACGGCAAGATCTGGCTCGAGCGCACGATGAAGGGCATCTTCGCCGAACTCGGCCCCGCCCCCGAGCCCGTCGAACTCGTCGGCTGGAACGGCGACAGCCTCGTTCCCGCCCGCCCGGACCGCGGCATGCACATGCCGCACGCCTTCGTCGGAGACGACGGCTCGGGACGCGCCCTCTATCTGCACACCGGGCGCGCAGATCGGCGGGTCAGCGCATGA
- a CDS encoding ABC transporter substrate-binding protein, which produces MRSRTARTTLAALVGATALVATSCAAPGASPSGGNGEGTLAEGKTFVHLISTDPGSLDPLVTVLSYARSIDRFLYSRLIEMQTDGSIVAGLASSWESDTTTATFTLRDGVTCEDGSPLTATDIAANIAYIGDESNGSPMVGQQVQAGTTAVGDDAAGTVTVTSGRPDSFLLENVGSIAIVCGNVLNDPAALARGEGATGMFTMTEIIPNSQYTLTRRDEFTWGPGDWDAEQAGLPEKVIFRVVPNETTATNLMLSGEANAALVMGPDKQRLDSAGLIRTDLPLVVGQLTFNQADGRPTADQAVREALVQALDLEKLRLVIAGADGTAPKSLVTISPNPCRADLADDFARDVDADAAAHALDDAGWEVGSDGIRAKDGQRLELGLLYASAQGDAGGAAAELIQATWKELGVDLSVRSADAPTVSETLFVSGDWDVSAVPVSVPLPNMLIPFYAGPTPPNGTNFASIDNAEYSAAAATASAKAGTEGCADWIDAERALLSSTTVVSYADQLTGTYAQKATFIENDGLDPTSIRMYE; this is translated from the coding sequence ATGCGTTCACGTACCGCTCGCACCACGCTCGCCGCGCTCGTCGGCGCCACCGCTCTGGTGGCGACCTCGTGCGCCGCGCCCGGCGCGTCGCCATCAGGCGGCAACGGGGAGGGCACACTCGCCGAGGGCAAGACGTTCGTCCACCTCATCTCGACCGATCCGGGCAGCCTCGATCCCCTGGTCACCGTGTTGTCGTATGCCCGTTCGATCGACCGGTTCCTGTACTCCCGACTGATCGAGATGCAGACCGACGGCAGCATCGTCGCCGGACTCGCTTCGAGCTGGGAGTCCGACACCACCACGGCGACGTTCACTCTTCGCGACGGGGTCACGTGTGAAGACGGAAGTCCCCTCACCGCCACCGATATCGCGGCCAACATCGCCTACATCGGTGATGAATCGAATGGGTCGCCGATGGTCGGGCAGCAAGTGCAGGCGGGTACGACCGCGGTCGGCGACGACGCCGCAGGCACCGTCACCGTCACCAGCGGGCGCCCGGATTCGTTCCTGCTCGAGAACGTCGGGAGCATCGCGATCGTCTGCGGGAACGTGTTGAACGATCCCGCAGCACTCGCCAGAGGCGAAGGCGCCACCGGCATGTTCACGATGACCGAGATCATCCCGAACAGCCAGTACACGCTGACCCGACGTGACGAGTTCACATGGGGTCCGGGCGATTGGGACGCGGAACAGGCCGGACTGCCCGAGAAGGTCATCTTCCGCGTGGTGCCGAATGAGACGACCGCGACGAATCTGATGCTCTCCGGAGAGGCGAACGCCGCACTCGTGATGGGACCGGACAAGCAGCGTCTCGACAGCGCCGGCCTGATCAGGACGGACCTGCCTCTGGTCGTCGGGCAGCTGACCTTCAACCAGGCCGATGGACGACCGACGGCGGACCAGGCGGTCCGCGAAGCCCTGGTCCAGGCTCTCGATCTCGAGAAGTTGCGGCTCGTCATCGCCGGAGCTGACGGCACAGCACCCAAGAGTCTCGTCACGATCTCACCGAACCCGTGTCGCGCCGATCTCGCCGACGACTTCGCTCGCGACGTCGATGCGGATGCTGCCGCGCATGCTCTGGACGATGCCGGATGGGAGGTCGGTTCCGACGGAATCCGCGCGAAGGACGGCCAACGGCTGGAGCTGGGTCTGCTGTACGCCTCGGCGCAGGGCGACGCCGGCGGTGCCGCAGCCGAGCTGATCCAGGCGACCTGGAAAGAACTCGGCGTCGACCTCAGCGTGAGGTCCGCCGACGCTCCGACCGTGAGCGAGACGCTCTTCGTGAGCGGCGACTGGGATGTCTCGGCAGTTCCCGTCTCGGTTCCCCTGCCGAACATGCTCATCCCGTTCTACGCCGGTCCCACGCCGCCGAACGGCACCAACTTCGCGTCGATCGACAACGCGGAGTACTCGGCCGCCGCCGCCACCGCATCGGCCAAGGCCGGGACCGAAGGGTGCGCGGACTGGATCGACGCGGAGCGTGCTCTCCTGTCATCGACGACCGTCGTCTCCTACGCCGATCAGCTCACCGGGACATACGCCCAGAAGGCGACGTTCATCGAGAACGACGGCCTCGACCCGACGTCGATTCGTATGTACGAGTAG
- a CDS encoding serine hydrolase domain-containing protein has protein sequence MSTLSEIGAWVQENLAELIAAEHVPAASVGILADGEVFTTATGILNLNTGVEADVDSVFQVGSITKTWTTTLIMQLVDEGLLDLDAPVRDTVPAFALVDDTAASAITTRQLLSHVGGFEGDLFIDTGVGDDCVEKLLAVIAEAPQLFAPGERFSYNNAAFVVLGRIIEVLRDKPFDRALREHLANPLQLTHLATDASEAIRFRAALGHVDSEDGGEPVPAPVWGLVRSNVPAGAMLAMTPRDLLGYARMHIDGGTGPDGTRILSAESVAAMQERQVELPDLGLMGNAWGLGWEIFDWDGGPVIGHDGGTIGQTSFLRIVPGAGVAVVILTNGVAPVSLYTALMTKILGALAGVTVPPLPAPPESPVGIDVDRILGTYSSSVSESTVRLDDDGRIWLERTMKGAFAEYDPAPKPTELVGWNGDSLIPRVPEHGMHIPHAFVGDDGAGRALYLHTGRADRRVDA, from the coding sequence ATGTCCACGCTGTCCGAGATCGGCGCCTGGGTACAGGAAAACCTCGCCGAACTGATCGCCGCAGAACACGTTCCGGCAGCATCCGTCGGCATCCTCGCCGACGGCGAAGTCTTCACCACTGCGACCGGCATCCTGAATCTGAACACCGGCGTCGAGGCCGATGTCGATTCCGTCTTCCAGGTCGGATCGATCACGAAGACCTGGACGACGACGCTGATCATGCAGCTCGTGGACGAGGGGCTCCTCGACCTCGATGCGCCGGTGCGGGACACGGTCCCCGCGTTCGCTCTCGTCGATGACACGGCCGCGAGCGCGATCACGACGCGACAGCTGCTCAGCCACGTCGGCGGTTTCGAGGGCGACCTGTTCATCGATACCGGCGTCGGCGACGACTGCGTCGAGAAGCTTCTCGCGGTGATCGCCGAGGCACCGCAACTGTTCGCGCCCGGCGAGCGCTTCTCGTACAACAACGCCGCGTTCGTGGTGCTCGGCCGCATCATCGAGGTGCTGCGCGACAAGCCGTTCGACCGCGCACTCCGCGAGCACCTGGCAAACCCGCTGCAGCTCACCCATCTCGCGACAGACGCGTCCGAGGCGATCCGGTTCCGTGCGGCGCTCGGTCACGTCGATTCCGAAGACGGCGGCGAGCCCGTTCCGGCACCGGTATGGGGTCTGGTTCGCTCCAACGTCCCGGCCGGCGCGATGCTGGCGATGACCCCTCGCGATCTTCTGGGATACGCGCGCATGCACATCGACGGGGGTACAGGACCCGACGGTACCCGGATCCTCTCCGCCGAAAGCGTCGCAGCCATGCAGGAGCGCCAAGTGGAGCTTCCCGACTTGGGCCTCATGGGAAACGCGTGGGGTCTCGGCTGGGAGATTTTCGACTGGGACGGCGGGCCCGTCATCGGCCACGATGGCGGCACGATCGGCCAGACCTCCTTCCTGCGCATCGTCCCCGGCGCCGGTGTCGCGGTGGTGATCCTCACCAACGGCGTGGCGCCCGTCTCGCTGTACACCGCGCTGATGACGAAGATCCTGGGCGCTCTCGCCGGCGTCACGGTGCCACCCCTGCCCGCTCCACCCGAGAGCCCGGTGGGGATCGACGTGGATCGGATTCTCGGCACGTACTCCTCGTCGGTCTCCGAATCGACGGTACGACTCGACGACGACGGCCGGATCTGGCTCGAGCGCACCATGAAAGGCGCTTTCGCCGAGTACGACCCCGCCCCGAAGCCGACGGAGCTCGTCGGGTGGAACGGCGACAGCCTGATTCCTCGCGTCCCCGAACACGGCATGCACATCCCGCATGCGTTCGTCGGCGACGACGGCGCTGGTCGTGCCCTCTACCTGCACACCGGTCGCGCCGACCGACGCGTCGACGCCTGA